Proteins encoded together in one Larus michahellis chromosome 4, bLarMic1.1, whole genome shotgun sequence window:
- the LOC141742260 gene encoding serine protease inhibitor A3M-like isoform X2 yields the protein MKYLLCLCLLLAVLCAVTHCHHEDVCHEVNNTNLHDGTQNLLAHKCDKQGSNYADFVFRFYKQAISKEADKNVFFSPMSISTAFAMLAVGAKSTTLSQIFEGLGFDCLTETHMRDIHESFHKVLAVLNCADVNITLNIGNALFTAIGYEPQETFLQSTKQFYDAEFFSSDFRKPEEATKHINKYVEEKTKGKIPELIGHLDPSTVLVLVNYIYFKAAWENSFDPLRTYEDDFFVNTNASVRVNMMRRDGNYDSHYDQDLSCEVVELPYKGTARALLILPDNGKMKQVEDALSKETVCKWDNKLETRRLDLQLPKISISGSYDVKSLFKEMGITEVFSSNADLSGISGSRNLQVSQAVHKALMEVDEAGTEAAGATAIILNRLLRPSVTIKFNRPFIILISDKATSTTLFMGKIVDPTQK from the exons atGAAGTATCTCCTGTGCCTGTGTTTACTCCTTGCTGTTCTTTGTGCTGTAACCCATTGCCACCATGAAGACGTTTGCCACGAAGTCAATAATACTAATCTGCACGATGGAACACAAAATTTATTGGCACATAAATGTGACAAGCAAGGCTCTAACTATGCAGATTTCGTATTTAGATTTTACAAGCAGGCTATATCAAAAGAAGctgataaaaatgttttcttttctcccatgaGCATCTCCACTGCCTTTGCCATGCTGGCTGTTGGTGCTAAGTCAACCACCCTGTCTCAGATTTTTGAAGGGCTGGGCTTTGACTGCCTGACTGAGACTCACATGCGTGATATACATGAAAGTTTTCATAAAGTTTTAGCAGTACTGAACTGTGCTGATGTTAATATCACATTAAATATAGGGAATGCCCTTTTTACAGCTATTGGTTATGAACCACAGGAGACATTTTTGCAAAGCACAAAGCAATTTTAtgatgcagaatttttttctagCGATTTCCGTAAACCAGAAGAAGCTACAAAGCATATCAATAAATATGTAGAGGAGAAAACCAAGGGGAAAATTCCTGAGTTAATTGGTCATCTTGATCCAAGTACTGTATTGGTTCTTGTtaactacatttattttaaag CTGCCTGGGAAAATTCTTTTGATCCTTTGCGTACATACGAGGATGATTTTTTTGTGAACACAAATGCATCTGTTAGAGTCAACATGATGCGGCGTGACGGTAACTATGACAGTCACTACGACCAGGATCTTTCTTGCGAGGTGGTAGAGCTGCCTTACAAGGGCACTGCACGAGCATTGCTCATTCTGCCTGACAATGGAAAGATGAAGCAAGTGGAAGATGCTCTCTCCAAGGAAACTGTTTGTAAATGGGATAACAAACTTGAGACCAG GAGATTAGATCTGCAGTTACCAAAGATTTCTATTAGTGGGTCTTATGATGTTAAAAGCCTGTTCAAGGAAATGGGCATTACTGAAGTATTCTCTAGTAATGCTGATCTGTCTGGAATTAGTGGCAGCCGCAATCTTCAGGTTTCACAA GCAGTCCACAAGGCCCTGATGGAAGTTGATGAGGCCGGAACGGAGGCTGCAGGAGCCACAGCAATAATCCTTAACAGACTTCTCCGTCCTTCCGTTACCATCAAATTCAACAGGCCCTTCATTATATTGATTTCTGACAAAGCAACCAGCACCACACTTTTCATGGGGAAGATTGTCGATCCTACTCAGAAGTAA
- the LOC141742260 gene encoding serine protease inhibitor A3M-like isoform X1 translates to MTVCFVTENFEKKMKYLLCLCLLLAVLCAVTHCHHEDVCHEVNNTNLHDGTQNLLAHKCDKQGSNYADFVFRFYKQAISKEADKNVFFSPMSISTAFAMLAVGAKSTTLSQIFEGLGFDCLTETHMRDIHESFHKVLAVLNCADVNITLNIGNALFTAIGYEPQETFLQSTKQFYDAEFFSSDFRKPEEATKHINKYVEEKTKGKIPELIGHLDPSTVLVLVNYIYFKAAWENSFDPLRTYEDDFFVNTNASVRVNMMRRDGNYDSHYDQDLSCEVVELPYKGTARALLILPDNGKMKQVEDALSKETVCKWDNKLETRRLDLQLPKISISGSYDVKSLFKEMGITEVFSSNADLSGISGSRNLQVSQAVHKALMEVDEAGTEAAGATAIILNRLLRPSVTIKFNRPFIILISDKATSTTLFMGKIVDPTQK, encoded by the exons ATGACTGTTTGTTTTGTGacagaaaattttgaaaagaagatGAAGTATCTCCTGTGCCTGTGTTTACTCCTTGCTGTTCTTTGTGCTGTAACCCATTGCCACCATGAAGACGTTTGCCACGAAGTCAATAATACTAATCTGCACGATGGAACACAAAATTTATTGGCACATAAATGTGACAAGCAAGGCTCTAACTATGCAGATTTCGTATTTAGATTTTACAAGCAGGCTATATCAAAAGAAGctgataaaaatgttttcttttctcccatgaGCATCTCCACTGCCTTTGCCATGCTGGCTGTTGGTGCTAAGTCAACCACCCTGTCTCAGATTTTTGAAGGGCTGGGCTTTGACTGCCTGACTGAGACTCACATGCGTGATATACATGAAAGTTTTCATAAAGTTTTAGCAGTACTGAACTGTGCTGATGTTAATATCACATTAAATATAGGGAATGCCCTTTTTACAGCTATTGGTTATGAACCACAGGAGACATTTTTGCAAAGCACAAAGCAATTTTAtgatgcagaatttttttctagCGATTTCCGTAAACCAGAAGAAGCTACAAAGCATATCAATAAATATGTAGAGGAGAAAACCAAGGGGAAAATTCCTGAGTTAATTGGTCATCTTGATCCAAGTACTGTATTGGTTCTTGTtaactacatttattttaaag CTGCCTGGGAAAATTCTTTTGATCCTTTGCGTACATACGAGGATGATTTTTTTGTGAACACAAATGCATCTGTTAGAGTCAACATGATGCGGCGTGACGGTAACTATGACAGTCACTACGACCAGGATCTTTCTTGCGAGGTGGTAGAGCTGCCTTACAAGGGCACTGCACGAGCATTGCTCATTCTGCCTGACAATGGAAAGATGAAGCAAGTGGAAGATGCTCTCTCCAAGGAAACTGTTTGTAAATGGGATAACAAACTTGAGACCAG GAGATTAGATCTGCAGTTACCAAAGATTTCTATTAGTGGGTCTTATGATGTTAAAAGCCTGTTCAAGGAAATGGGCATTACTGAAGTATTCTCTAGTAATGCTGATCTGTCTGGAATTAGTGGCAGCCGCAATCTTCAGGTTTCACAA GCAGTCCACAAGGCCCTGATGGAAGTTGATGAGGCCGGAACGGAGGCTGCAGGAGCCACAGCAATAATCCTTAACAGACTTCTCCGTCCTTCCGTTACCATCAAATTCAACAGGCCCTTCATTATATTGATTTCTGACAAAGCAACCAGCACCACACTTTTCATGGGGAAGATTGTCGATCCTACTCAGAAGTAA